A genomic stretch from Microplitis mediator isolate UGA2020A chromosome 10, iyMicMedi2.1, whole genome shotgun sequence includes:
- the LOC130675618 gene encoding uncharacterized protein LOC130675618, producing the protein MDGDLFQHLFESIFKKTNDPIVLEKLKRVNINWKKPIDKILETTDVWKSACLNEIPSEPITRMTTRLFPMVHFENYHQLEDRILWRSLYISYRKSMILSKLQVSIQLNYELPKFIISSEYIVSFTSCDKYIAVGSIKGIIWIFNINQLSELECTVDFKEPVKDIKFWFSDTGELFLVAIILPDYVKFWNLVRMVEVPCIGNAKGSYICSGTIDRLFIMNYGRL; encoded by the exons atggacGGTGATCTGTTTCAacatttatttgaatcaatttttaaaaaaacaaatgatcCGATAGTACTAGAAAAACTAAAACGAGTTAatattaattggaaaaaacCTATCGATAAAATTCTTGAAACAACGGATGTATGGAAAAGCGCATGTTTGAATGAAATCCCATCAGAACCAATCACCCGTATGACTACAAGATTATTTCCGATGGTTCATTTCGAAAATTATCATCAACTTGAAGACCGTATACTCTGGCGTTCTCTTTACATTTCCTATAGAAAGTCGATGATACTCTCAAAACTTCAAGTTTCAATCCAACTTAATTATGAACTtcctaaatttataatttcatctGAATACATCGTCTCGTTTACAAGTTGCG aTAAATACATTGCTGTTGGAAGTATCAAAGGAATAATTtggatatttaatattaatcaattaagtGAACTTGAGTGTACAGTAGATTTTAAAGAACCGGTAAAAGACATCAAATTTTGGTTTTCtg ATACCGGTGAGCTATTTTTAGTTGCAATTATTTTACCTGATTACGTTAAATTTTGGAATCTTGTTCGCATGGTTGAAGTTCCGTGTATCGGTAATGCTAAGGGGTCATATATATg CTCCGGTACAATCGatagattatttattatgaactACGGACGTTTAtaa
- the LOC130675617 gene encoding splicing factor U2af 38 kDa subunit-like, with amino-acid sequence MAEYLASIFGTEKDKVNCSFYFKIGACRHGDRCSRIHNKPTFSQTCLLQNLYVNPQNSAKSADGSHLVANVSDEEMQEHYDNFFEDVFVECEDKYGEIEEMNVCDNLGDHLVGNVYIKFRREEDAERAVNDLNNRWFGGRPVYAELSPVTDFREACCRQYEMGECTRSGFCNFMHLKPISRELRRYLYSRKKGGKGGRSRSRSRSRGRDRKHRSRSRERRSRSRDRRKGGGREDRGRDGRSGRY; translated from the exons ATGGCAGAGTACCTTGCCTCTATTTTCGGTACTGAAAAGGACAA agtaaattgttcattttatttcaaaataggAGCATGTCGTCACGGCGATAGATGCTCAAGGATTCACAACAAACCAACTTTCAGtcaa acATGCTTACTTCAAAATCTTTATGTCAATCCTCAAAACTCAGCTAAAAGTGCTGATGGCTCTCACT tgGTCGCTAATGTTTCTGATGAGGAAATGCAGGAGcattatgacaatttttttgaagacgTGTTTGTAGAGTGTGAAGATAAGTATGGGGAAATCGAAGAAATGAATGTATGTGACAATCTTGGTGACCATCTTGTCGGTAATGTCTACATTAAATTTCGACGTGAAGAAGATGCCGAGAGAGCTGTAAACGATTTGAATAATCGTTGGTTTGGCGGTCGTCCAGTTTATGCTGAACTCTCACCAGTTACCGATTTTCGAGAAGCCTGCTGTAGACAATACGAAATggg aGAGTGTACGCGGTCAGGTTTCTGTAATTTCATGCACTTGAAGCCGATTTCCCGCGAATTACGTCGCTACTTGTACAGCCGTAAAAAGGGAGGAAAAGGAGGACGTTCTAGAAGTCGCTCACGATCACGTGGCAGAGATCGCAAGCACAGATCAAGATCCCGCGAACGCCGATCGCGTTCCCGAGACCGACGGAAGGGAGGCGGCCGGGAAGACCGAGGACGTGATGGACGTTCTGGAAGATACTGA
- the LOC130675613 gene encoding uncharacterized protein LOC130675613 — translation MSENRYIVQGWKVNETVTAPDSMKVEGTLLTWENFKVTVDVYSESVSDTCQYLKSVMETTGSNSTPVVFLTGRTGAGKSLTLFGSRNSSQLGLIKTWFAGVPETDIELRVQECYKGGFRDLVNFEQKPKFTKDSIPEVMLRSTDYSKIGRVLQNALKADNSVNKSSTRGILVLQLKNTKTNSKLFVVDMPGLERQERDRSKSPANTTTKAVEPETRWISCLTYEFNNFINPIPGTSKTSPLWQDIDAMLPFPRVQFVIACIKRPYNRENVYSTLIFLHDVKRLQQHGHILGSGRRMISPARVDPPVGSSRSNFLAVPGVAVDSTKDEEIKLLKIQLAQKDARIKELELRNTELEKLLLQQPPAPPSPPPVPQSPPPGPQLPPPGPPSPPPGPQSPPPAPQSPPPGPQLPPPGPPSPPPAPQLPPPAPQSPPPGPQPLPPGPGQAHAQDENEALLMRLGLDDLENCPRIKIGQSFPLCAVDNPAALKRVKFLNYLAPVNQGIKYCWCKECNKEVQSYHAPTHVWVKHLGHKLICDIDGCKEEFTSVTSIKDHRKADHKRKAKI, via the exons AAAATCGTTACATCGTGCAAGGGTGGAAGGTTAATGAAACTGTCACCGCACCTGATTCTATGAAAGTTGAGGGCACCCTGCTGActtgggaaaatttcaaagtcaCGGTTGATGTATATTCTGAGAGTGTCTCAGACACTTGTCAGTACCTGAAGTCAGTCATGGAAACCACAGGTTCGAACAGCACGCCTGTGGTTTTCTTGACTGGTCGTACTGGGGCTGGGAAGTCTTTGACTCTCTTTGGCAGCCGTAATTCCAGCCAACTGGGTCTCATCAAGACATGGTTTGCCGGTGTCCCTGAGACCGATATCGAGCTTCG tgtgcaAGAATGCTACAAGGGCGGATTCAGGGACTTAGTGAATTTTGAGCAAAAGCCAAAGTTCACTAAGGACAGCATCCCTGAAGTTATGCTGCGGTCGACGGACTACTCAAAGATTGGCAGAGTCCTTCAAAACGCCCTCAAGGCCGATAACTCGGTAAACAAGAGTTCAACTCGGGGAATTCTCGTTTTGCAACTT AAAAACACCAAGACGAACTCCAAGTTATTTGTGGTCGACATGCCGGGACTGGAACGCCAGGAGCGTGACCGATCCAAGTCACCGGCCAACACAACGACCAAGGCTGTGGAGCCAGAAACAAGGTGGATTTCGTGCCTTACTTAcgaattcaataattttatcaacccTATACCTGGTACATCCAAAACGTCTCCCTTATGGCAGGACATTGATGCCATGCTACCCTTTCCAAGGGTCCAGTTCGTAATAGCATGCATCAAAAGGCCATACAATCGGGAGAACGTTTATTCTACTTTAATATTTCTACATGACGTAAAAAGATTACAACAGCATGGACATATTCTTGGAAGTGGAAGGCGAATGATCTCCCCGGCTCGAGTAGATCCTCCTGTTGGATCTAGCAGGAGCAATTTCCTTGCTGTCCCTGGTGTTGCAGTAGATTCAACAAAGGATGAAGAAATCAAACTGTTGAAAATTCAGTTGGCACAAAAGGATGCGAGAATAAAGGAGTTGGAACTTAGAAACACCGAGTTAGAAAAATTGCTACTGCAGCAACCACCTGCACCACCATCACCACCGCCTGTACCACAATCACCACCGCCTGGACCACAATTACCACCGCCTGGACCACCATCACCACCGCCTGGACCACAATCACCACCGCCTGCACCACAATCACCACCGCCTGGACCACAATTACCACCACCTGGACCACCATCACCACCGCCTGCACCACAATTACCACCGCCTGCACCACAATCACCACCGCCTGGACCACAACCGTTACCACCTGGGCCTGGTCAAGCTCATGCACAGGACGAAAATGAAGCTCTATTAATGCGTCTGGGTCTTGACGACCTGGAAAACTGTCCGCGCATAAAAATAGGACAGAGCTTCCCGTTGTGCGCTGTCGATAATCCTGCTGCTTtaaaaagagtaaaatttcTAAACTATTTGGCTCCAGTCAATCAAGGAATCAAATATTGTTGGTGTAAAGAATGCAATAAAGAGGTGCAATCTTACCATGCCCCTACCCATGTGTGGGTAAAACATCTTGGGCATAAATTGATCTGTGACATCGATGGTTGCAAGGAAGAATTTACTTCGGTAACTTCTATCAAAGACCATCGAAAAGCAGATCACAAGCGAAAGGCTAAGATTTAA
- the LOC130675619 gene encoding uncharacterized protein LOC130675619 produces the protein MIVAEDPRIVTLLNYRLPTPDEGNNLIEENSMSHHDVTSYTGFYHIHSVYSFLTSNVILRIRRKIISSLIFYNPRSNWSVHYPFEKFGGENVVTSGILHGKVLILGFKSGHVRIFTVENIELLKKSYLNLDSGIEYLLSDEPIEWLELFETPEKLIIIAITIYKVYSINLFPRNSTQ, from the exons ATGATTGTAGCAGAAGATCCAAGGATCGTAACTTTGTTGAATTATCGATTACCAACACCTGATGAAGGCAATAACTTGATTGAAGAGAACAGTATGTCACATCATGACGTGACATCATACACTGGATTTTATCATATTCATTCCGTATATTCGTTTCTTACTTCCAATGTTATTTTGCGGATCAGAC GTAAGATCATAAGTTCTCTCATATTTTACAACCCGCGATCCAACTGGAGTGTGCattatccatttgaaaaatttggtggCGAAAATGTCGTAACTTCCGGCATATTACACGGAAAAGTTTTGATTTTGGGATTCAAATCAG GTCATGTACGGATTTTTACTGTAGAAAATATTGaactgcttaaaaaatcctaTTTGAATCTTGATTCAGGGATTGAGTATCTTCTAAGCGACGAACCAATTGAATGGTTGGAACTTTTTGAGACtccagaaaaattaattattattgcaatAACAATTTACAAAGTctattctattaatttatttcctaGGAACAGCACTCAGTAA